The following is a genomic window from Melitaea cinxia chromosome 24, ilMelCinx1.1, whole genome shotgun sequence.
ATCTCGAACAATATTTCTAAACTATTTCCCTTCTGCGATCGACGAACATAAGCTAACAAAATTATGAAGacaacttaatattataaataaacaagctGTATATCACaatcttaatttattattattatattatagcaaaatttttatttatcgataaataaaACTAACGTTAAcgctatatattaaatatattatatcttttttcGACACCTTCTATAAATACTACGAAAACTCGATTTATCGAAAGTAAGTAGGAGCATCTAGAGAAAATATATTCATGATGGCTATATTATTAGAACGATTTTAATAACATTGACAGGTTTTAGTAGTTGAAGCTAGACATTTATGTGTGATTTTTCCCTCCAAAACAGGAAATACGAATCAATACGTTCGTATATTATATTCCTTTAGAGGCATATAAAAATACCTAAAGTTCATTTAGCATAGTATTTATATGAATGTGTCGATATGCTAAATATtcctgttatttttttttattgcataatGGCATGGAATGGTTAGCGTTGCTTTGTATTCCGACAAGATAAATAGACGATatacttttttacaatttatgacatttaattttttttatattgatttcatTATCTATGGTGAATTAcatatgaattttatataattatcaaaaaaaagtatcaaacaTATTTGTCTAAGCATCATAAgatcagttaaaaaaattaaaattaagaacctTTGTGATTTATTAAGAGAcctttagtttaaaaaaaggaaaagctTAAACGACAAATTGGGTCACATAGTATTttcataatttcaaattatgttctatatattatataagagtGTTTTTGTCTACTGTGCATTGTTTAATGTTTTGCttgcattttttacaattgtaaaagaaaaaaatatggcggcacgtaaaatataaaagtaatgcttataaaataaatacattattgtcATGTGTGTTTGTTAACAGTGGATATAATAGATAGATAAACATTTAGTTTGAACGTAAACTTCATTGCAATAGAATTGGTAcgtaatgtagattttttttttattttacttgaaaAACAACAGAGACATTTGGAATGGTAAGTACATATAGTTATTGGCAAGGATATTGAGCGCTGACCAagataattttactttaaaatttcctTGATGTatgtagataaatatatttaatgattgcTAAATactataacacttttttttatttcaccgCCTTTGTACCTCTTTCATTCTACATTTCTTtcgtacaataaagagtattattattatttttgtagtaaacaaaactattttctgTTTGCCATCCACTCTATCGCCGGGTGCTCAATAACTCATAAAGTACTACAATACTCAAACTAAATCCATAGAATGTTGAAGTAAATTTGAGGGCTAGCGTTAAATATCCATGCTAATAACCATAACCGTGTGTCGTGTGACACACAGTTCTTggatgtgcgtgtgtgtgtgtgtttttgtgtgttgtaataattgtaataagaaattaaatatttaactagtatgttaaataaaatgtagtgtCTCTAAgtgattttatcaattttaattagtgtaatgttacaaataatagTTTAGCTAAAATGCAATACTTAAACTACTGTAAATACACAATTATAATCATTTAGCtaactatattaaaattaaaaataaatttttgtcaaTATTAAGATGTTCCTAATTGAACCTATTCCTGAAGTAGACCTtttgagaaaataatttttgtgtaaGCTTTAGCTGTCAATGGTATAAATTCGTTCCAATAATCGATGTCAATACATTCTTTTAAAAGTAGCAAAGATTTGTCAATTGTACTAAAATTATCTTttacactaataaaaaaaaataccaatatatttttaaaatagtatttataaagCAGTTCATTACTTTATGTgtctaaaaaatttatattattaaaatattctctaGAACGTAAATCTGACAATTATTGGTAAGTGTACAGTTAATAGTGTGTAGCTTTGAATATTGAAAAGAATCATTTCTAGAAATTTTCATTCATCAAGTTAGAAGTTTGATACAGATTTGATTATTtgctgtaaaaaatattaaaaataagaaataacacATAACCGTTacgcaatttatattatttacttacttaactttaatttacatattacaCGTCAAACTATTTACCTTATGTACTACCTAATCATCatctacatttttattattatattatgtatataggtTCTATATCACACACTATAGTATGGATTTAGCATAAGCCATGAAAACTTATAGGCAGGCTGAAAAGggcgttttattataaattctcaATATTGCCATACGTAAAAACTAGTGTTGAGCTCGAGCTGCcggttacattatttttaatatgttgtcGCCGTCTTAAATctgttttttcctttttatcttGAAATGGTCTCAGTAATATTGCTATTTTCTTGAATATAGCGATGAGATGTATGCCAACAATCAGGCTTTCTGTTCGACTGGTTCCTCAATTTTTTCCCAACTTTCATCTGAATTAGCACTAGCGTCGTCTTTTACTTCTTTATCATCGAAATAATCTTCTACCAAATTATTGCCACACTCATCTAGTTTTTTTACtggtgttttaattttattctgtaTTTCATTTGtcttattgttttgtttacCTCTCGCTTCCTTGTTGTTGTTTGTGTTAtcttttgatttattgtttttcttCATTGCTATTTCCTTTTCGTATTCTTCTAGAAGTAGTATTTGCTGTTCTTCTGTCAGTTCTACATCATTCGCGAAATCTTCtgcgaaatttaaatttttgttgacGGTTTTGAATCCTAATGCTACGTGATTAGACTcaatttagattattttaataatctacTTACCATCATCCCAAGCGACGACGTTGTCTATTATAACCTTTTCTTCTGGATTAACGTCCTCTGGTGTTATACCGGATAAGACTTTTTTAGGACTTCTGTAAAGAAAATTACTACAAACTTAGTAAGTTTTTATGAGAGTTACTATAAAagacatttatatcatttagaGTAaccaaatttttattgttaaagtaatttttttctgGTAAAGATACCATAACAAATATTTGGTAACTATTACTGTAAAAATTCCTAAGAGTCAACAtactttcttttaaatttatttttaattagactTTGTTCATTTCGATAATtgttaattaacttttaaagaTGTAGCAGAAATGTTTTTAGTTTAGAAAACATGTTAAGTCATTATTTACGTTTATTTCTCTATCtggaacaattttattttttgactacgtttgaaataactaaataaaatagctATTATATCGATATACTGACTGTTCAATGGGAGTCTGCATTGGTAGGTGAGCGAGTACGGGGTCTGCGGTAGTTTCTTCAACAGGTTGTTTGCGAGACGCGGCTGCCAGACGGTCTTGTAGCAAGGCCACTCGGAATAGGTATctggaaataattattataatagaaatttgaaaattttattttattatttttaggaaaacTTACAACTAgacaattatattatagttttggAATTACTACTATAAAAGACCAATTACAAGTTTTCACTGTTAGGTAGACACTAAATAAAGTGTAAACTTACAGGTGTTGTGCTACAACAATCACTTAATTGAGTATAGATCAGTTAATGATATAGTTAAATGATTATAAtttggtaaaaatatttgtaacagtaTGAAACTTATTTAACTTATGAACTATTAATAGACTTTTTcaacaaaacattattaaatttaacctAACAATGTAAAACTAAACTTCGTTAAAAAAGCTGTtagtaaaaaatttgttttagttGTCTAGGTACACAATAGGTCGAAATCGAACTGCGTAGAAACGGCATTATTAGTTGGTACTTATTTTGCCTATAATTGGTTTTTAGCTTCAGGTATATAGTGTGGCTGATCGTCTACAAGAATATGGAAACCGTAAACCAACATCATGCAAAAGTTCGGAACAATCGATCGAACCATTAAcgatcttaattaaatatacaaggTCAGCTATACGCCGTCTCCTCATATAGTGGTAATATATGAAACTTTTTGCAAAACAATCGTAGTTACGATAAATACCGATTTATAATACTGACGTTAGGTAAacgtttttaaaaaacattattcaaCGATacgcaaataataaaattaaatagatatttaatcattaatataaagctgaagagtttgtttgtttgaacacgcTGAACTCCGCAACTAcgggtccgatttgaaaaattcttttagtgtttggtagcccatttatcaaggaaggctataggtgATATATCATCacactaagaccaataggagcggagcactaatcaagaatgtttaaaaaaaaaacaggttttttcccttttgagagcttccgttgCCTGCCCTGTGTAAAACAGTAAAACTTTTGCAAAAATCATGCATGACAGAATTGTTCTTATTCCACGCGGAtgtttacttcagtcgtgtagtctaaggCAGACTGGTTTTTTGTTAATAGTTTGTGTTTATGTTCCCATAATATATCTTGTTGtgtaatataaaagaatatttatatttgtaacgcGAATCATAGCGTAATATGCGTAAAATGTACATATACACGTGTAATATTAAATGTTCAAAGAGTTGATGATTCACTAAAAATAGGGTAATCTCCTTTTACTCTATAGCGTAACATAAGACAATAAAACGTACTGATGAGACAGCCACTTCAATTAGTTTAAATATTGTGatatctctaatatataaaattctcgtgtcatgttgttaaacattgaactcctcagaaacggctcgaccgattttaataaaagtttgtgGGCagatcgggtaggtctgagaatcggccaacatctatttttcatacccctaagttataggggggggggattaagggtgttaataacatatatggcaaaacaaagtttgcggggtcagctagttattctATAAACTAATCTAGACTCCTATACAATATACAACAGAAATCagcgtaaaaataattaaacgtgGATCTAATTGATTAGCTTCGGTATTGTGGAATGATGTAGCTGTcacacataataaaattatattttgtgacTGTAAAAACAACAAAGCTCTTTAAACATACAAAATCGTCACTTTGGTATCAAACATACAGATGAAACGAAATTTGTGACTTTAatgtagaaaattttaaaatgttaatacgTTAATTTAAAGGTTTGGATTCATTTTGACTAAtgccatttttaaattaaaaataaattatgacaaGATGTCGACACGTCGCACGATTGAGTAGTAGGGTTCAGAACCGGGAAATCCCGGTTCTTTCGGTGTCGGGTTCTTTGgtcaaaattttcaatttgtaccAGTTGTTCCAAAGATTAgcgtgttcaaacaaacaaacaaacaaataattcagCTTTATATTAGTTAGATATAATTACTCTTATTGCATACCTCTCCCAGAACTCCTCATGAGATACAGCATCCGGTACAAGTTTCTCATACTGTGCCTTTAACAAGGGACTGGATTCCAAACGTTTCACCGCTGACGTCGGCTTTATGACCTCCGAGTCTTCTAGACTGGTTCGCCAGGCATCAAACTCTGGACTGTAGGCTGGGACTATGTATGTCGCGTCAACACGTTGGAGGGCTTCTAGTTCTTTCTGAAGAAAAGTatggaaaaattaaaatcaagttAGTTATTCAATATCAAAAATGACATTGTTCAAAGCAAATtccaattttataaaattcaattcaatgtgttgtgtgtgtccaaaattttgtgtttttaatcactttaaaaaaagaaggaggttctcaattggactttatttttttatgtgtggcaactcataactttttaaggGTAGTTCGTAATCTCGTTTGTTACCTTTAGATACCCTTTCATCTctccataactttttactgggtgtgacaattttgatggttcttttttaaacaaaaaatggtGCTTGTCGTATGGTCCTATTCAAATTGGATTGAAATCAGACTCGTTATTTTTTCGACTTCcaatgttgtattacttgttgatataaattGAAGTCCTTATTTTTTCGTTACtcaattattactataataatttgGAAATAACATAAAAGTACACATTGATTGATTTACCTTGTATGTAGATAACATAGTTGTATCACCGGATGAAAGTATCACTTCTGTGTCATCTTCATCGTCAGGTTCCGGATTCAAGACAGTGCTAACTTgacctattattaaaaataaataaataataagtatattcataaacttattaatttaatagtaattttaaacaaaaactaataaaatggTTAAATCGACTCTAAGAATATAAACACGACCagccatttttattttgtctcaAATTTGGATTTAAATAGCTTTAGCGAGTCACACGTCATCACTCGTcacatgtgatgatgtgatgattagTTCTTACCGATAAAACTGCTAAAACTTTTCTTCATAACATTGGCTGGTGACTCTGGAACATCCaactgaaaaaaattcattcaaTCATCAATACATAAAACATGTTTCTGAAGTTAGAAGAAAAATTATTAGTCATGAACAAaactgacaccctgaagttagctagtcaacgaagaagttagcaacgtgaagttagcaaGCCAttgaagtataaattcttacgtgcgtacataagtatacaactatacacactttttttttctttgtgaataataatatattaaataaacttaaatattaacgttatagataattaataacaCACATATGACGTGAAGTTTTGTCACATTCTATTTGGAAACCTTTGTCACACAAATTACTTTCCTTTTCTCTAAATGTGACACGTAATTTTTGATGTTTACTAAAAATTTACACAGTTTGATACTTTTCCTACTtaactagcgactcgccccaGCTTTATGCAGATTATGTACATTTTGTTCTTAGCAAAGCTTTCATATAAGATCCCATTTGGTTTCACTAATTCATTCAAAATGATCATTTTCAGCAAATTTTTGCACAACTTACAAATTACACATTCAATGAAAGAGTCGTTTTATTGAATCAGTCTATATAGTATTAGTGAAAgccgcatgaaaatctgttcagtagtttttgtgttttaaatacttttatggaTCTTtttagcaaagtgttgtgcatgagcctacaaaggtttctgaattggtacgacaaaaaaaaaaagcgtagcaacgcgcgcagtgtataaattgtgtaatattttctaataaaattatgattttttagattttacctTAAGAGTCTTGCCAATAACATTAGATGTGGAACTGAAGACATGACTGGCTTCACACTTGACAGCCGTGCCGATTTCATCGAGATCCTTCTTGACCATTGTGTAGACTTCAGCTGACTATAGAGAGACAAAAAAGCTATtaacataatgaataaaatgaaaaactataaatttttaggtaagtttttataattctggtataatatctatacaaataaatggagagccggttcaAAATAATGGAGagcatacttataaataatacataatataaataaatatacatacaatagtCATCCGAAACTGCTgaactgatttttataaaattttgtgtgcatatcgggtaggactgagaatcggccaacatctatttttcataccctaagttataagggggaggattaagggggttaataacacaaatggcaaaacaaagtttgcagggtcagctatttaatttataacatcgCTACTAGGATAACCATCATATTTTATGATAGAAAAAGCATTGGCAATTAAGAATCTGTAAATAtcgtacaataaaaaaagttacagaCCTCCTCAAATAGAAACAAATAACAAGTAGgtatcattaataattaaaaacaaaacaaaaaaacccgcctgcgtgaagaacaactaatagaaaatcaactgaaaaagctggaacaagataaaaattcaatatgcacacaaagtcagcgaaataaatagaaacaatatcaaacattttgtgctgtacatttaaaatatattaatacggtagtccttcgaaactttatgcaacgtcgtacataacatgcagtcggagacatgcacaaagagagaatgatttgacttatccttcaatttcatgcctccgactgcatattatctacgacgttgcataaagtttcgaaggactaccgtattaatatattttaaatgtacagcacaaaatgtttgatattgtttctatttatttcgctgactttgtgtgcatattgaatttttatcttgttccagctttttcagttgattttctattagttgttcttcacgcaggcgggatttttgttttttttttttaattattattttatttgtctttttagtcagacaaattacgtaatcggttcaattcattaaaacagtttacatcatgtggttgattaagtaattttttagggtcaagagaactgatagcaagcccggagaaagatctcactctgctcaaagcaacgtaagcctgacctttagcaaataggtgactgcttaagtcaacaactattagttttaatataatgaaattattatgaaaattatttgtttgtatttggtattatgtatttgttattgattttattaatgtaattgtaaattggtgtgacattattttattaatttttatttgtaattttaattgtgttttttttaaccattgtattttattagaaaggctacaccccgaagttgatcgtcgcctaggaggcgagtttggcatggcataggcgtgggaaagagcaaagttcacattttttaaactttaatattgtatttctttattagtattgcggtaataataatcatgatatacctttttaaaatccttgtattgtgcccttcaatttgatatccatattgtagtattcaagaaaaaaaattttttttcattaactacaatggcttcgcgcagccgctatgtttgatttttttttaatgtcacctatctaagaacacttgggcagctaagacgaacctaacgatacctcaattatgtaaatccgttcagtggttctggaaatatgaggtagtaaagaatattacatacaaatatacatacatacaagatacgcgcgaaaaacataacccttccttggcagtcgggtaacaaacagtataattatatacattaagtgtgcataattttgaattaatttatttttaatgttacaagttttataaacattaaatgtttatgAAACTTGTAACACTTACACAGCTTGCTGTTCTTATTAtctattaaaatgaatttaattataataatgtattaaattatatatactatttatttaaaaactgctTTATGCACTATCTTGTTTATGCAAATACCTTCTTTCCTAagcaaaaataaagttaaataaaaaactcaGATCTTTCGTCTCTATAAAAGTTTTTAgaacttaaattataattcctTTAAACACTTAAGTAcagattgtaaaaaaaaaaaaaaaagtacaattgGAAGAAATCATTAGGTTAGGTTTGTGAACAACTTAATACACATTACAGCTTCACACATATGTCTTCATTTTAGGATGCAAaggttacatttttaattttttacaaataagtttCTACAATTTACAAGGTATAAATGTCTACAATTTTCTAATCATTATGTGGACTGTACCTTGGTTTTGGCAGAGGATATCCAAGAATCCCACCAGTTACCAGAAGGCTTGTCATCTTGTGTCGGTGAGCTGGCACTATCGGTAGGATTTGATTCACACCTAAAAAGTAAAGTCTATATATAGAAGTGTAGGAATAGTTtcttatagttatttatatatatatatatatatatatatatatatatataaggtttgCCAATACTGAACAATACTGATTAATGATCAATTATCAATACAGTTATAGTTTAAGTTGGAAGGAAACACAATAAGTAATCGAGGTAGGGCacacaggaaatttcctactcaaaatatgaagcaacCCGACTAAGGTTGtgcctcgatcttacagaagataagcaaaaagcttaataatactgtttacaggcagtgttgtgttcctgttggtaagtaaggtgaccagagctcctgggggggattggcgAAAGGGTTGGCAACgtgcttgagatgcttctggtgttgcagacatatataagctacggtaatcgcttaccatcaggtaagtcgtacgcttttttgcggacctagttgtataaaaaaaaaaaaaaatgttatgagaaaagaaataaccatttttttttatat
Proteins encoded in this region:
- the LOC123665330 gene encoding BSD domain-containing protein 1-like, with the protein product MQKQKTYNKTGENFYNHTHALKHTRTHTHTCESNPTDSASSPTQDDKPSGNWWDSWISSAKTKSAEVYTMVKKDLDEIGTAVKCEASHVFSSTSNVIGKTLKLDVPESPANVMKKSFSSFIGQVSTVLNPEPDDEDDTEVILSSGDTTMLSTYKKELEALQRVDATYIVPAYSPEFDAWRTSLEDSEVIKPTSAVKRLESSPLLKAQYEKLVPDAVSHEEFWERYLFRVALLQDRLAAASRKQPVEETTADPVLAHLPMQTPIEQSPKKVLSGITPEDVNPEEKVIIDNVVAWDDEDFANDVELTEEQQILLLEEYEKEIAMKKNNKSKDNTNNNKEARGKQNNKTNEIQNKIKTPVKKLDECGNNLVEDYFDDKEVKDDASANSDESWEKIEEPVEQKA